A section of the Clostridium felsineum DSM 794 genome encodes:
- a CDS encoding aspartate aminotransferase family protein, which translates to MSSLYERSLKVIPPVAGRATKLGVIKGAGAYLYTEDGRKVLDFASGVAVCNLGHNNPVVVEAAKDQIDKLIHGGHNVVYYESYVKLAEKIVSCTGNKTMVYFSNSGAEANEGAIKLAKYVTKRQAVISFKGSFHGRTLATTSITGSSSKYRENYEGLLPSVYFAEYPYCFRCPYKQNKENCMMECTAQFDDMFKKLITPESVAAIIVEPVQGEGGYIVPPKKFLKELRNICDKHGICLIFDEVQCGFGRTGKLFAHENFGVEPDIFTCAKAIASGFPLSAVIGKKEIMEKWPAGAHGGTFGGNPVACAASLATIKELENGVLDNAKNMGNYLKEELLKLKKKYKCIGDVRGIGLMVGMEFCKENNEPDSDMLTFVRKYAEDNNLILLGCGTEHNVLRFIAPLTVVKEELDTAIDIVEKGIIEYLNR; encoded by the coding sequence ATGAGCAGTTTATATGAAAGAAGTCTTAAGGTTATTCCACCTGTGGCAGGGAGAGCTACAAAGCTTGGAGTAATAAAAGGAGCAGGAGCTTATCTTTATACTGAAGATGGCAGAAAAGTTTTAGATTTTGCTAGCGGTGTTGCGGTATGTAATTTAGGTCATAATAATCCGGTAGTTGTAGAAGCAGCAAAGGATCAGATAGACAAACTTATACATGGTGGACACAATGTTGTTTATTATGAAAGCTATGTTAAACTTGCAGAAAAAATAGTTTCGTGTACGGGAAATAAAACAATGGTGTATTTCAGCAATAGTGGTGCAGAGGCTAACGAAGGAGCTATAAAATTAGCTAAATACGTAACCAAAAGACAAGCTGTAATATCTTTTAAAGGTTCTTTTCATGGGAGAACTCTAGCAACTACGTCTATAACAGGTTCAAGCTCTAAATACAGGGAAAATTATGAGGGACTTCTTCCAAGCGTATATTTTGCAGAGTATCCTTATTGTTTTAGATGTCCATATAAACAAAATAAAGAAAACTGCATGATGGAGTGCACAGCTCAATTTGACGATATGTTTAAAAAGCTTATTACACCTGAAAGTGTTGCAGCAATTATAGTTGAGCCAGTTCAAGGAGAAGGTGGCTATATTGTTCCACCTAAAAAGTTTTTAAAGGAGCTTAGAAATATTTGTGATAAACATGGAATATGTCTCATTTTTGACGAAGTTCAATGTGGCTTTGGAAGAACGGGAAAACTTTTTGCACATGAAAATTTTGGTGTAGAGCCAGATATTTTTACTTGTGCAAAAGCTATAGCATCAGGCTTTCCCTTAAGTGCGGTTATAGGTAAAAAAGAGATTATGGAAAAATGGCCGGCAGGTGCACATGGTGGAACCTTTGGTGGAAATCCTGTAGCCTGTGCTGCGTCACTTGCCACTATAAAAGAACTTGAAAACGGCGTTTTAGATAATGCAAAAAATATGGGTAATTATCTAAAAGAGGAACTTTTAAAGCTTAAAAAGAAGTATAAATGCATTGGTGATGTTAGAGGAATTGGACTTATGGTGGGAATGGAATTTTGTAAAGAAAATAATGAGCCGGATTCAGATATGTTAACCTTCGTAAGAAAATATGCAGAGGATAATAATCTAATACTTTTAGGCTGTGGAACAGAGCACAATGTGCTTAGATTTATAGCACCACTTACAGTAGTAAAGGAAGAGTTAGATACGGCCATAGATATTGTTGAAAAAGGAATTATAGAGTATTTGAATAGATAA